The sequence TGAAGTGGCGCTTCTTCTGCGCGATGCGGATGAATTCGCGAAGCATGTACTCGGTGACTTCGAAGTCGGCGATGACGCCGTCCTTCATCGGCCGGATGGCCGCGATGCGCTCGGGCGTCTTGCCCAGCATCGCCTTGGCCTCGGCGCCCACGGCATAGACCTTGCCCGTGTGCTTGTCGAGCGCCACGACCGAGGGCTGGTTCAGGACGATGCCCTTGCCCTTGACGTAGACGAGTGTATTGGCAGTCCCGAGATCGATGGCGATGTCGTTGGTGACCATGCCCTGCAGGTGCTTGAACATGCCCGAATCCTTCCGGCGGCGGCTGTACCGCTATCCCCCGGAAGGGGCAGGCCAGCCGTATTCCCTTATGCTCGTGATGTCGGCATCGCCGACCACCAGGTGGTCCAGCAGCGCAATGCCAAGCAGTTCCCCACACCTGTCCAGGCGCCCGGTCAACTCAAGGTCGTCGCCGCTCGGTCGCGGATCTCCGGAGGGGTGGTTGTGGGCGACAATGACCGCGGCGGCCGAAAGCGCGATCGCGGGCTTGAAGACCTCCCGCGGATGCACCAGGGAGGCGTTCAACGAACCGGTCGAAACGGTCTCCAGCGCCCTCACACGGTGTCGTGCATCGAGATAAAGCGCTATGAAGCGTTCCCTGTCAAGACCCCGGAACTCGTCGCGAAGCACCGCCGCCAGATCCTCGGGCCGCCGGACCAGCAGCCCACAGACCGCGATCGGCCGGGTCGCCCGGCGCCCCAGTTCGAGGGCCGCCAGAAGCCGCCGCGCCCGCGTGGGGCCCAGCCCCGCGCAGGCCCCCAGCACGGCGACGGGGCAGGTCGCCAGGTCGGCCAGGGCGTGGCGCGCCAGCAGGTTCCGGGCTCCGTCCTGCATTTCGGGCCCCGGTCGACCCGGCGCCAGCACCCAGGCCAGCAGTTCGGCGTCGCTCAGGGCCCGGGCCCCGAATCGGCGCAGACGCTCGGCCGCATCGGGACCGCCGGC comes from bacterium and encodes:
- the radC gene encoding DNA repair protein RadC, translated to MTAAGVSGAGGPDAAERLRRFGARALSDAELLAWVLAPGRPGPEMQDGARNLLARHALADLATCPVAVLGACAGLGPTRARRLLAALELGRRATRPIAVCGLLVRRPEDLAAVLRDEFRGLDRERFIALYLDARHRVRALETVSTGSLNASLVHPREVFKPAIALSAAAVIVAHNHPSGDPRPSGDDLELTGRLDRCGELLGIALLDHLVVGDADITSIREYGWPAPSGG